The genomic stretch TCGAAAGTCGTCACGGCCTGTCGCCCTCGCCTCCAAATCCCTTGGTTCCGGGTGTTGCGCCCGGCCTGGTCAGTCCATCCGCGCCCGATACTGGATGCTCTCGGCCATGTGCGCCGCCGTGATTGTCGGGGAACCGGCGAGGTCGGCAATCGTCCGCGCCACCTTCAGGACCCGGTGGAATGCCCGGGCCGACAGGTTCAGCCGCTCGACGGCACGCTTCACCAGGTCGGCAGCGGCTGGCTCCATCTCCGACTGGGCGAAATCCCGCACCTGGGCCGCCGTCATTTCGCCGTTGGTGGCGGTCCGCGTTCCGGCAAAACGCCGCGCCTGGACCTGCCGCGCCGCGGTCACCCGTTCGCGCACCGCAGCTGAAGGCTCTCCACGCGTGGCGGCGCTCAGTTTCTCGAACGGCACCCGCGGGACATCGACGAAGAGGTCGATCCGGTCCATCAGCGGGCCGCTCAGCCGGCGCTGGTAGCGGCTCACCACGGTTGGCGGGCAGGTGCAGGCACGCTCGGGGTCGCCAAGGTAGCCGCACGGGCACGGATTCAGGGCAGCGCACAGCATGAAGCTCGCAGGGAAGGTCACCGCCTGCTTTGCCCGGGCGATGGTGACCGTTTTGTCTTCGAGCGGCTGGCGCAGCATTTCGAGCACGTGCGGGTCGAACTCGAGCAGCTCGTCGAGGAAGAGCACGCCGCGGTGGGCGAGGGTGATTTCGCCCGGGCGGGGGATCGACCCCCCGCCGATCAGCCCGGCGTTCGAGATAGTGTGGTGTGGCGCACGGAACGGCCTGGCGGTCACGAGCCCAGTGCCTGGACTCAGCAGTCCCGCGACGCTGTAGATGCGCGTCACCTCCATCGCTTCGCCGGTAGTCAGCGGCGGGAGGATCCCGGGGACGGCCCGGGCAAGCAGCGTCTTCCCGCTGCCCGGAGGACCCTTCATGACGACGTTGTGGCCACCAGCTGCCGCAACCTCGAGCGCCCGCTTGACATGCTCCTGCCCAACGATGTCGGCAAAGTCGGTTGCGACCCAGGCCGGGTCATCGATGGCAGCCGGGGGCGGGGCCGTGCACACCGGCAACGGTACGGTTCCGTTCAGGTGAGCGACGACGCTCGCGAGCGAATCCACGGGATACACAGTGAGGCCGCTGACCAACGCCGCCTCAGCGCCATTGGCGGCGGGGACGAATGCCCGGCGGACCCCATGCGCGGCCGCCGTCATCGCCATGGGGAGCACGCCGCGGACGGGGCGTACGTCGCCGGTGAGCGCCAGCTCGCCGATGAAGACGGCGTCGGTTACGGTGCCTTCAACCTGGCCGGAGGCGAGCAGGATGCCGATGGCAATGGGGAGGTCATAGGCGGGCCCCTCCTTGCGAAGGTCCGCCGGTGCGAGATTGACGGTGATGCGATTGTTGGCCGGCCAGGCGAGCCCGCTGTTCCGGATAGCGGCCCGGACCCGTTCGCGCGACTCCTGGACCGCGGTGTCCGGCAGCCCGACGACGGTCACTGCCGGGAGCTGGGCGCGCGTAATGTCAATCTCGACCTGGACGAGCTCGCCTTCGAGCCCGACGACCGCACAGCTCAGGACGCGGGCGAGCATCGGCGGATTGTAGGCCCCTGATTCGCCGTGTGGTCAACCCCCCGGGCTCTCCCCGGGGTCGCGAGGGCGGCCGGTTCGTGGGCACCCACTTGCGGGGGACGGCTTGTTTCTGCCCAGGCTACCAGCGGCGGCCGCTACGGCCCCTGGCCGCTGCTTCATGGTTCTCCGATGCGCTCCTCGATCCACGGCACGATGAGGTCAATGAGGCGCTCGCGCGGGTCAGCCTGCCCGCGGCCCTCTTCGCCGACCGGGTTGAGATAGTGGTCGGCCCACTCGAGCGTGACGAGGGCTTTGTCCGTGGCGCCCGACTTTTCGAAGATCTCCCGCTGTTCGGAAGGGAAAATGTCGCAATCGCCGTCTGCGAACACAATGAGGGTCGGGATCTTCACGTGGGCGATAGTCTCGGGCAGGTCGGCCTGCGAGCTGGTGCCGCTCCAGGTGCTGAGCCATCCCCGCGGCGTCATCACGCGCGCAAGTCCGCCGTACCCGTAGTTGCCGATAATGGGGTCGCCGGGGGAAAAGATGCTCCCGAGGGGTCGCCGGCTCGGGTCGATGGATGGGTCGAGGTACGCGGGGTTCGCCAGCGTCCGGTAGATGACCATGTAGCGGCCGAGTCGGGCACGCCGCACAATCAGGCTGCGCGTGGCCGCGGGAAGTGCCGCGTAGCGGTCGGAACGCAGTTCGCCGCGGAAGTAAGCATGCTCGGCGAGGTACTCGCGCGCGATGGCGTCGAGGCGCAGGCTGCGCTCGCGCTGCTGCTTGCGGTATTCCGCCAGCCATGTGGGGTCGTAGCTGCTCGGTTCGGGAAAGGGCCGGTACCCGTTGTCGGGGTTGTACATGTCCCAGCGAGGGTCGTAGCTCGCAGGGTCGGACTCGTTGGTGACGCTGGGGTCAAGCACGTTGAGCATGAACCGGCCCTCGCCGAGGTGCGCGGCGACGGCGATGTACAGGTCGCCGGGCGGCATCTGCTCGGACGCCAGGTCAATTGGTTCTCCCGAGGGTGTCGACGACAGGCGCGCTGCGGACGGGCGCGATGCCTGCGACTGGTAAAAGGCGAGGAGCGACCCGCCCCCGGAGTTCCCGAGCAGGACGACCCGCTCAAAGCCCTGCCCGCGAAGCCAGCGCATCCCCGCAGCGATATCGAGCAGGATGCGCTCGTGGACCATGTCAGTGTCGTTGTTCAGGTAGCGGCTGTTCTGGCCGAACACCGCATAGCCCCGCGCAGTCAGCCCCGGTACAACGTAGTGACGGGTGAACTCCCCGCGCGGATGCATCAGGTAGACGACCGTGCGCGGGTCGCGGTCGGGCGGGCGGTAGAGGATGCCGAACGTCTGCGCGGTATCGCTGGCTTCGAGGTAGACGACGTCGCGGCGAATGCGCGGGTCCAGCGCGGTGAAGGCGAATGGAAGGCGGCGTCCACGCGCTTCGAGGGGCTGGGTCATGCGCCGCATCCTACCGGAGCGGCCCGCGAGGCAGCTACCCTCAGCGGGGAGCGCGAGCGGCGATCCGTTCGGCTACCATCTTGCGCACCGCCGCCACGGCCTCGGCATCGTTCCCGAGGGTATACACGATCGCAATCACCCTCCCCATGCGATACGCATCCGTATACACGAGGTTCCCCTGTCCGTCCGGCCTGGCGGTTACATAACTTCGTACGCCATCCGCGATGTAGACCGGGGTCCCGTCGGCCTGCGTGGTGCCCGGCCCGAAGAGGTCGGGAGGGGGATTCCGGAGCGCATCGGCGATGGCCGCGAATTGCGTCGACGCCGTCTCGGCACTTGGCAGGAGGTTCACCTCGACCCGCACGCTCGAAACGCCCGGCTTGCTGCCGGCGAAGACGGCGAGGTACGCGTCCTGTTCCGGTGTCAGCGAGGGCAACTTCCCTTTGGTATCTGCCCGGAAGCCGGCATCGGTAAGGTCGGGGATGAGCTCAGCAGCGGAGGTGACCGGCGGCGAAGGCGCATCCTCCTTGCCGCCGCATCCTGCCGCGAGCCCGAGACTCAGGAAAATGACAATCGCGGCAGCGAGGCAAACTGCAAGATGATGTCGGCTGCCTGCCCCGGCGAGATGCGGTCGGTGCTGATGCAGAGGTCGTAGGTGCTCGGAGTCAACCATCCCGTGTCGTAGAAGCGGCGGAAGTAGTCGAGCCGCTCAGTATCGGTCCTTTCGATGATTTTGAGCGCCTCCTTTTCGTCGACGCCCATGCCCGCCATGATGCGCCGTGCGCGGAATTTGGGCGAGCCCGTCACCAGGACCCTGACGGTATCTGGCCGTTCGCGAAGGATGACCTGCGCAGCGTGGCCGACGATCACGCAGCTGCCGCGCTCGGCGAGGTCGCGAATCACGTCCTCCAGGAAGCGGCGGTAGTCTGCGGAGGTGTAGAGCGGGCTCGTGGCCAGCGGAACCGGGTCAGCCCAGCCGGCGGCAGGCATCGCCGGGTTGCGGGCGAGCGCCTCGAGGATGCGCGTGAGGAGGGAGGGGCTGTGTTCCGCCTCAGAGACGGTCTCCGGTGAGACGCCAGCCTCAGCCGCCGCTTCCTGGATGACCTGGTAGTCGACATATCGGAAGCCCAGGCGGCTGGCAACTGCCTGCGCGACCTCTTCGCCCGCAGTCCCAACCTGCCGCGAGATAGAAACGACGCGTGTCGACATCGACGAACCCCCGCGAGGTGGTCGTGGCGGGCCATTGTAGCGCGGCGCCGTTGCCCCGAACGTGCAAAGGGGGCCGCCTTGGCCGGCCCCCTTGCTGCGGGAGGTGCCCCTGCGGACGGGTTGGCGCCCGTCTCAGGCGTCGAACGGCCCCGCCACGCTTTCGAAGCGGGCGAGGAGGTAGGAGTCGAAACGGTTGCCGGCGAGTCCGCGCATGATTTCAAACGCCTCGGAACGCGGGAGGGCGCGGCGGTATGGGCGGTCGTTGGTCAGGGCATCGAAGGTTTCGCACATGCCGATAATCTGGGCTTCGACCGGCACCTCGCTTCCCTCCAGCATGCCCGGGTAGCCCTTACCGTCGACGCGTTCATGGTGGCAGCCGACCCACCAGGCTGCGGCGCCGAGCCCGGGGATTTCCCCGAGAATGTCCCGGGCATAGATGGGGTGCATCTGGACAGCTGACATCTCATCGATGCTGAGGATATCTGGCTTCCGCAGGTACCGTGCCGGCACCCCGAGCGTCCCAATGTCGTGGAGCAGGGTGGCCACCTTCACGAGGTCGGCGCGGCGCTCGGTCATGTCGCAGTGAAGCGCGACCCGCCGGGCCATGTCCGCGATCCGCCGCCCCGACCCCTCTTCCCGCCCATTTCGCACATCCACAACGTCGCTCAGGACGCCCAGGAATTCGAACAGCTCATCGCGCCCGAGCACACCGCCGTAGTTCAGCGCCATCAACCCGGCGCCGAGATCGTTGTCGTACAGTCCCATCCAGAAGTCGTCCCGGGTGGCCAGCTCGGCCATGCGGTGGGCCAGCTCCGGGTCGAGTTCCCGCCCGGCCATGTCGCGCACGAGCGCCGGGCCGCTCCTGCGGAGCGCGAGCGGCGGCGCATCGCCGTCAAGCAGCGTCTCGAAGCGGTCGGCCAGGGCGACGATTCGGCTGACCAGCGGTGCGGCATCGCCCCGGAGCGCCCCTGGCCTGCCGGAGCCGTCCCAGCAATCGTGGTGACCGAGCACGGCCGCGGCGACGGGCTCCGAGAAGCCCATGCGGCGCGCCACGGCTGCTCCCGTTTCGCAGTGCCTGGCGATTGTCTCAATAATCTCGGACCAGCCGCCGCTCGACGGCCGCACGAGCACCTCGGCGCTGCTCCGGCCATTCCGCGCCCAGCGCGTCGCCACCGGCGCAGCCTGAATGCTGACCGGGTCGAGCACCGACATCCCGACGTCGTGGAGCAGGCAGCCGAAATACACCTCCTCGATGCGCGCCGGTTCGAGCCCGAGGTCGCTGGCGAGGTAGACGCCGATGTAGGCGACCCGCTGGGCGTGCCCCGGCTTCCTCCCCTCGGCCAGGTCGAACGCGCGGCTGAGGGCTCCAAGAATGGTCCCCCGGCTGAGCCGGGGGACCCCGGAGAGGCCGGTGTCTTCGTAGAGCGACGGATCGAGAAAGTCCGCCTTGACCGTCTGGATCTGCGCTTTGGAAGCCATGATTCCCCGTGTCCCGCAGGTAGCAGGGCGTATTCGGAATATCGGCCCCGGGAACGGGGCGCTGCAGGGACGGCCCGGTGACGTCCCGGAGAAATAGGGAAGAGTCGTACGGGCTATCGGGGGTGCCGACGTTCGCCGCCCTGGAATCGCGCGGGGGCTTGCTCTGCACGCGTTTGCGAAAGCGCGTAGACTTGAAGTAACGCGCACGGTGTGCCTTCGCGTCCGCCGGTCCGCACAAACCTATCCAGGCGAACGACAGCGCAGATGGATCGCACCCGGCTCAGCCGGTTCGTCAACCAACGCCTCTCCGAGCTGACCCTCAGCGAGCCAGCCACCGTTTCGCCATTCATTCCCGTCCGGAAGGCCGTCGAGACCATGAACCGACTGGGGACGTCCTGCGTCCTCGCTGTGGAGCAGGGTCAACTCCAGGGGATCTTCACGGAACGCGACGTCCTTACGAAATGCATGGTGGATGGGTTCGACTGGGACCAGCCGCTCAGTGCTTCGGTGCTCACGAAGCAGCCCCGGGTGATTGCCTCCACAGGGACGGTGGCCGAAGCAATCGCCCTGATGCAGCAGCACCACTACCGGAATCTGCCTGTGGTGGAAGGCAACTGGGTTGTGGGGGTGCTGCGGCTGGGCGACCTCCTGCGAGACCTCGCCGAGGCATACCCCGAAGACGTCCTGAACCTGCCTCCTCGCCCTCACCAGGTGATGGAGCAACCAGAGGGTGGATAGAAGCAGAGACCCATGACTACTGAAGCGCAGCTCAAGCCCGAACACCAGATTGAAGAGCTCGAACGTGTCACCATCCGCTTCGCCGGCGACTCCGGCGACGGCATGCAGCTGACCGGCACCCAGTTCACCCGGACCGCGGCCGTCTTCGGAAACGACCTCGCAACCCTTCCCGACTTTCCGGCGGAGATCCGTGCTCCCGCCGGCTCCCTCCCCGGCGTCTCCGGCTTCCAGATCTCGTTCGCAAGCACCGAAATTTACACCCCGGGTGACCGCCCCGACGTTCTCGTCGCGATGAACCCGGCCGCCCTCAAAACGAACCTCGGCGACCTGAAGCCTGGCGGCCTTCTCATTGTGGACAAGGACGAGTTCGAGCCGACGAACCTCAAGAAGGCGGCCTACGAAACGAACCCGCTTGAGGACGGCTCGCTCAACGGCTACCAGGTCGTCCCGATCTCGATCACACGGCAGAACGAACTGGCGCTCGAGGGACTGCCGCTGAGCGCCAAGGACAAGTTCCGTTGCCGCAACTTCTACGCGCTTGGGCTCGTCCTCTGGCTGTACGGCCGCACACTGGATACCACCATCAAGTGGGCGACCGAACAGTTCAAGCGGCGTCCCGATATCCTCGAAGCAAACCTGCGCGCGCTCCGGGCCGGATATAACTTCGGCGAGACAACCGAACTGTTCCGCGTCCAGTACCGCGTACCTCCCGCCAAGGTCCCGCCCGGCGTTTACCGGCACATCAGCGGGAACGAAGCTACAGCCCTCGGGTTTGTCGCGGCTTCAGTCCTGAGCGGTCTGCCGCTCTTCTATGCGAGCTATCCGATCACCCCGGCCAGCGACATCCTCCACGAGCTCTCCAAGCTGAAGAACTTTGGCATCAAGACGTTCCAGGCCGAGGACGAGATTGCCGCCATCGGCGCGGCCATCGGCGCGGCCTACGGCGGGCACCTCGGGCTGACGGGTACGAGCGGCCCCGGCCTCGCCCTCAAGAGCGAAGCGCTCAATCTCGCTGTCATGACCGAGCTCCCGATTGTCGTCATTGATGTTCAGCGGGCCGGTCCGTCCACGGGTATGCCGACCAAGACCGAGCAGGCCGACCTGCTCCAGGCGATGTTCGGCCGCAACGGTGACAGCTACGTGGCAATCGTCGCGCCCTGCACGCCCTCGGACTGCTTCTACATGGCGATTGAGGCCTTCCGGATCGCGCTGAAGTACATGGTGCCGGTCGTGTTCCTGAGCGACGGGTACCTCGGCAACGGCTCGGAGCCGTGGCGCATCCCCGATATCTCTGAGCTGCCGAAAATCGAATGGCACTATGCCGAACCGCAGGACGGGAAGTTCAATCCGTACCTGCGCGATCCGAAGACCCTCGCCCGGCCGTGGGCCGTCCCCGGCCAGCGTGGACTCGAGCACCGTATTGGCGGCCTTGAAAAATCCGGGGAAACGGGCGACATCAGCTACGACCCCCGCAACCACCATGAAATGACGCTCGCCCGCAAGGGCAAGGTCGAGCGCATCGTGCAGGATATCCCGCCGCTGGAGGTGACCGGCCCCGAGGAGGGCGACCTGCTCGTGCTCGGGTGGGGCGGCACGTACGGCTCAATCACCAGCGCGTGCGACAACGCCCGCAAGCGCGGCCTCAGCGTCGCCTCGGCACACCTTCGGTATCTCAATCCCTTCCCGGGCAACCTCGGCGATGTGCTCAAGCGCTACCGAAAGGTGCTCATCCCCGAGCTGAACACCGGGCAGCTCGCGCTCCTCATCCGGGGGCGCTACCTGGTTGACGCCATCCCCTTCAACAAAATCTCAGGTCAGCCGTTCAAAATCGCCGAAATCGAAGGCAAAATCGACGAAGTGCTCGGCCTGCGCGACGAATATGTTCTCGAGTTCACCCGCAGTGCCGGGGTAAGTGGAGGCTGACATGACCGCACCAACCGCTCCCAACGACGGCCTGATTTCGCCCGACCTCCCGGTCCTGACCCGCAAGGATTTCGTCACCGACCAGGAAGTGCGCTGGTGTCCCGGCTGCGGCGACTACTCAATCCTCGCCCAGATGCAAAAAATGCTCCCCGAGCTTGGTATCCCGCGGGAGCAGATCGTCTTCATCAGCGGGATTGGCTGCTCCAGCCGGTTCCCGTACTACGTCAATACGTACGGTTTCCACAGCATCCACGGCCGCGCCCCGACCATCGCGACGGGCCTGAAGACGGCGCGGCCCGAGCTGACCGTTTTCGTCATCACCGGCGACGGCGATGGCTTGAGCATCGGCGGCAACCACCTGCTCCACGCGATGCGGCGGAACGTGGACCTCAACATCATCCTCTTCAACAACCGCATTTATGGGCTGACAAAAGGGCAATACTCCCCGACGTCCGAATTCGGGAAGATCACGAAGTCGTCGCCGTACGGCACCACCGAGCGCCCGCTCAACCCTATTCGCATTGCACTCGCGGCCGGCGCTACCTTCGTGGCCCGGTCCGTCGATCGGGATACCCGGCATCTCGAGGAAATGCTCTACCGCGCAGCGAAGCACCGCGGCGTCTCGTTCGTCGAGGTCTACCAGAACTGCAACATCTTCAACGACGGGGCCTTCGCGGCCTTTGCCGAAAAAGAAGTACGGGCCGATCGGATGATTTACCTCGAGCACGGCAAACCCCTCCGCTTCGGGAAGGAGAACCAACACGGCATTCGGCTGAACGGGTTCACGCCCGAAATCGTCGAGAATGCAACGACCGATGAGGGCCTGCTTGTTCACGACGCTCACACCGAGAACATCACGCTGGCCAACATCCTCGTCGGCATGGACTACCCCGACTTCCCGGTGCCAATCGGTGTCTTCCGCGACGTCGATGCACCCACCTTCGACCAGCTCGTCCAGCAGCAGGTCGAGGAGGCGATGGCGAAGGGCAAGGGCTCGCTGGAGGCCGTACTCCGGGCCGGGGAAACCTGGGTCGTGGAGTAGGTCGTTCTGTAACGCCAGCCGGGGTAATCTGCTATCGTCGGGGCCGAGCTCGGCCCCGACGCGTGTTATAGGGTCAGGCGAAGGAGGCGTGAATGATGCCCGGAGAACCGGCGAATGTCATCGTCTGCCCGAGCTGCGGCGCTGAGAACATCGAAGGCGCCGATACCTGCGAGCGCTGCCTCAGTGACCTCAGCAGCATCGACGTGCCGGAAGGCGCGCAGGTGCTCAAGGAGTCCGACCTGTCGCTCCCAATCGGGGCTGTCCGCTGGAGCAAGGCATTGCTTGTCCAGGCGACCGCCACCGTCCGCGAGGCCGTGCAGCTTATGCAGCGCGAACGGGCCGGCGCCGTCGTTGTCATGAACGGCCTGTCGATCGCCGGCATCTTCACCGACCGTGACGTGCTCAGGAAGGTGGCCCCCGACCCCTCCGTGCTCGACCGCCCAGTCTCCGACGTCATGACGCCCGACCCGGTCGTCCTGCGAGAGGACGACATGATGGCCTACGCACTGAACAAAATGGGCGTCGGCGGCTTTCGCCACATTCCCATCGTGCGCGGCGACACGGTCATCGGCATGCTCACGGGCCGGGACGTCCTGAACTGGGTGATGGGCCGCTACTTCGACTGACGCGTAACGTTCCGGTCGGTCGATGGAATTATGGCGCTGGCTTATGGCTGAGCAGGGGCGTATGCTCGAACCATAGCCTCACCCTATCGATGGGGGACGAGTCATATGGAACTCGCCCAGCTCGAAGCGTTCATTACAGCGGCAGATTGCGGCAGCTTCAGCCGGGCCGCTGAGCTGCTGAATGTCGCGCAGCCGTCGCTCAGCAACCGCATCCAGGCGCTCGAGCGGGAGGTTGGACAGCCGCTGTTTGAGCGCATGGGCCGCGGCGTAAAGCTCACTGACGCCGGCCGAGCCTTCCTCCCCTATGCTCAGCGGGTAATGCGGACCCTCAACGACGGACTCATGATGCTCGAGGGCACCCGCGACGGCACGGCAGGGCGCCTGCTCATCGGCACGGCGCCTGCCGTCGGTACCTACGTCCTCCCGCGGCTCCTCAAGGTCTTCTGCGACACGCATCCCGGCGTCGATGTCCTCGTGCGCACCGGCCACAGCGACGAGGTCCTCCAGATGGTTCTCGACGACGACGTGCAGGTGGGCCTCGGCCGGCCGATCAACCACCCTGATGTCCGCACTGTCGTGCTCTACCGGGATGAGCTGGTCCTCGTCGTCTCGGCTCAGCACCGGTACGCGAAAAAAGGCTCCGTGCGGGTGGAAGACCTCGCGGAGGACTCCCTCATCCTGTTCGACCGCGACTCCGGCTACTACGGAATGATCATGGGCCTCTTCCGGGACCTCGGCGTGGTCCCGCATCAGCAGATGCAGCTCGACTCCATCGAAGCGACGAAGAAGATGGTTGAAGCCAACCTTGGCATCGCCCTGCTCCCTGAGGTCTCCGTCGAGCGCGAAATTCGTCTCGGGACGCTCCATAAGGTGCACATCGAATCCGCGGAGCCGGTGCAGCGCGATATCGCTGTCATGTATCGCCGAAACAAGCCCCAGTCCGGGCCGATGGCCGGGTTCCTCGACCTGCTGGGCGAAATCTACGGCGTGCGCCTGCCGCGCTGACGATGCTGGTCGACCTTCACTGCCACACCCGGCCGCGCTCTGCCTGCAGCGCCCTCGAACCGATCGAGCTGGCCTACCTG from Tepidiforma thermophila encodes the following:
- a CDS encoding 2-oxoacid:ferredoxin oxidoreductase subunit beta, producing MTAPTAPNDGLISPDLPVLTRKDFVTDQEVRWCPGCGDYSILAQMQKMLPELGIPREQIVFISGIGCSSRFPYYVNTYGFHSIHGRAPTIATGLKTARPELTVFVITGDGDGLSIGGNHLLHAMRRNVDLNIILFNNRIYGLTKGQYSPTSEFGKITKSSPYGTTERPLNPIRIALAAGATFVARSVDRDTRHLEEMLYRAAKHRGVSFVEVYQNCNIFNDGAFAAFAEKEVRADRMIYLEHGKPLRFGKENQHGIRLNGFTPEIVENATTDEGLLVHDAHTENITLANILVGMDYPDFPVPIGVFRDVDAPTFDQLVQQQVEEAMAKGKGSLEAVLRAGETWVVE
- a CDS encoding cyclic nucleotide-binding/CBS domain-containing protein translates to MMPGEPANVIVCPSCGAENIEGADTCERCLSDLSSIDVPEGAQVLKESDLSLPIGAVRWSKALLVQATATVREAVQLMQRERAGAVVVMNGLSIAGIFTDRDVLRKVAPDPSVLDRPVSDVMTPDPVVLREDDMMAYALNKMGVGGFRHIPIVRGDTVIGMLTGRDVLNWVMGRYFD
- a CDS encoding YifB family Mg chelatase-like AAA ATPase, whose translation is MLARVLSCAVVGLEGELVQVEIDITRAQLPAVTVVGLPDTAVQESRERVRAAIRNSGLAWPANNRITVNLAPADLRKEGPAYDLPIAIGILLASGQVEGTVTDAVFIGELALTGDVRPVRGVLPMAMTAAAHGVRRAFVPAANGAEAALVSGLTVYPVDSLASVVAHLNGTVPLPVCTAPPPAAIDDPAWVATDFADIVGQEHVKRALEVAAAGGHNVVMKGPPGSGKTLLARAVPGILPPLTTGEAMEVTRIYSVAGLLSPGTGLVTARPFRAPHHTISNAGLIGGGSIPRPGEITLAHRGVLFLDELLEFDPHVLEMLRQPLEDKTVTIARAKQAVTFPASFMLCAALNPCPCGYLGDPERACTCPPTVVSRYQRRLSGPLMDRIDLFVDVPRVPFEKLSAATRGEPSAAVRERVTAARQVQARRFAGTRTATNGEMTAAQVRDFAQSEMEPAAADLVKRAVERLNLSARAFHRVLKVARTIADLAGSPTITAAHMAESIQYRARMD
- a CDS encoding cyclic nucleotide-binding/CBS domain-containing protein; the encoded protein is MDRTRLSRFVNQRLSELTLSEPATVSPFIPVRKAVETMNRLGTSCVLAVEQGQLQGIFTERDVLTKCMVDGFDWDQPLSASVLTKQPRVIASTGTVAEAIALMQQHHYRNLPVVEGNWVVGVLRLGDLLRDLAEAYPEDVLNLPPRPHQVMEQPEGG
- a CDS encoding AAA family ATPase — protein: MSTRVVSISRQVGTAGEEVAQAVASRLGFRYVDYQVIQEAAAEAGVSPETVSEAEHSPSLLTRILEALARNPAMPAAGWADPVPLATSPLYTSADYRRFLEDVIRDLAERGSCVIVGHAAQVILRERPDTVRVLVTGSPKFRARRIMAGMGVDEKEALKIIERTDTERLDYFRRFYDTGWLTPSTYDLCISTDRISPGQAADIILQFASLPRLSFS
- a CDS encoding 2-oxoacid:acceptor oxidoreductase subunit alpha gives rise to the protein MTTEAQLKPEHQIEELERVTIRFAGDSGDGMQLTGTQFTRTAAVFGNDLATLPDFPAEIRAPAGSLPGVSGFQISFASTEIYTPGDRPDVLVAMNPAALKTNLGDLKPGGLLIVDKDEFEPTNLKKAAYETNPLEDGSLNGYQVVPISITRQNELALEGLPLSAKDKFRCRNFYALGLVLWLYGRTLDTTIKWATEQFKRRPDILEANLRALRAGYNFGETTELFRVQYRVPPAKVPPGVYRHISGNEATALGFVAASVLSGLPLFYASYPITPASDILHELSKLKNFGIKTFQAEDEIAAIGAAIGAAYGGHLGLTGTSGPGLALKSEALNLAVMTELPIVVIDVQRAGPSTGMPTKTEQADLLQAMFGRNGDSYVAIVAPCTPSDCFYMAIEAFRIALKYMVPVVFLSDGYLGNGSEPWRIPDISELPKIEWHYAEPQDGKFNPYLRDPKTLARPWAVPGQRGLEHRIGGLEKSGETGDISYDPRNHHEMTLARKGKVERIVQDIPPLEVTGPEEGDLLVLGWGGTYGSITSACDNARKRGLSVASAHLRYLNPFPGNLGDVLKRYRKVLIPELNTGQLALLIRGRYLVDAIPFNKISGQPFKIAEIEGKIDEVLGLRDEYVLEFTRSAGVSGG
- a CDS encoding HD-GYP domain-containing protein; amino-acid sequence: MASKAQIQTVKADFLDPSLYEDTGLSGVPRLSRGTILGALSRAFDLAEGRKPGHAQRVAYIGVYLASDLGLEPARIEEVYFGCLLHDVGMSVLDPVSIQAAPVATRWARNGRSSAEVLVRPSSGGWSEIIETIARHCETGAAVARRMGFSEPVAAAVLGHHDCWDGSGRPGALRGDAAPLVSRIVALADRFETLLDGDAPPLALRRSGPALVRDMAGRELDPELAHRMAELATRDDFWMGLYDNDLGAGLMALNYGGVLGRDELFEFLGVLSDVVDVRNGREEGSGRRIADMARRVALHCDMTERRADLVKVATLLHDIGTLGVPARYLRKPDILSIDEMSAVQMHPIYARDILGEIPGLGAAAWWVGCHHERVDGKGYPGMLEGSEVPVEAQIIGMCETFDALTNDRPYRRALPRSEAFEIMRGLAGNRFDSYLLARFESVAGPFDA
- a CDS encoding LysR family transcriptional regulator, with product MELAQLEAFITAADCGSFSRAAELLNVAQPSLSNRIQALEREVGQPLFERMGRGVKLTDAGRAFLPYAQRVMRTLNDGLMMLEGTRDGTAGRLLIGTAPAVGTYVLPRLLKVFCDTHPGVDVLVRTGHSDEVLQMVLDDDVQVGLGRPINHPDVRTVVLYRDELVLVVSAQHRYAKKGSVRVEDLAEDSLILFDRDSGYYGMIMGLFRDLGVVPHQQMQLDSIEATKKMVEANLGIALLPEVSVEREIRLGTLHKVHIESAEPVQRDIAVMYRRNKPQSGPMAGFLDLLGEIYGVRLPR